From the Halalkalicoccus sp. CGA53 genome, one window contains:
- a CDS encoding CBS domain-containing protein: protein MTDIFVGRLMSSPVETVSPEASAQRAARAMVENGIGSVIVTDEADHAVGILTATDLVRLGAEGTSASEVPVSEYMSTELVTTTANASIEEAADAMIEEGFHHLPVVDETEGVIGIVTTTDLTAYLSRAETPSPS, encoded by the coding sequence ATGACCGATATCTTCGTCGGACGCCTGATGTCTTCGCCGGTCGAGACGGTCTCGCCCGAGGCCTCCGCACAGCGTGCCGCCCGGGCGATGGTCGAGAACGGGATCGGATCGGTGATCGTCACGGACGAGGCGGACCACGCCGTCGGGATCCTCACGGCGACCGACCTCGTCCGCCTCGGTGCGGAGGGAACCTCGGCGAGCGAGGTGCCCGTCAGCGAGTACATGAGCACGGAGCTGGTGACGACGACGGCGAACGCCTCGATCGAGGAGGCCGCAGACGCCATGATCGAGGAGGGCTTTCACCACCTCCCGGTCGTCGACGAAACCGAGGGCGTCATCGGCATCGTCACGACGACCGACCTGACGGCGTACCTCTCGCGGGCGGAGACGCCGAGCCCGTCGTAG
- a CDS encoding CocE/NonD family hydrolase, translated as MASDPEYGTAVAFDRRVETRDGVSLSTDIYRPADPETGDPVEEPMPALLERTPYDKRARERVENAGRYYAERGYVVALQDVRGRYASEGEFYLLRSEAEDGADTVEWLADRPYCDGQVGTMGTSYMAWVQSALATQDPEGLAAMFVNQGAASAWEATLRHNGAFELRWLTWALTLGAPGAQRALSDPDLRRKLAATDTRDVLANGPVIEGQSPLSHLPNYERYVFDFATTEGESEFWDSPSLNFARHYDVMADVPTVYSGAWYDSYAKATVDNFAALSERTESDQFLIMGPWTHGGQSTWTRTFSGETDFGEAAVIDHLETRLRFFDHYLKGKDTWADQPPVSYFRMGTGEGGLAPGGRLSHGGEWASGEEWPLSGTEFRTYYAHGDGTLSSNRPDAEDSATAYEFDPRDPVPTIGGNCSSYYTLEPRRESIEECPLADRPTLSITGRGGHDQRTRPETFGADPPYGPLEHRSDVVAFRTAPLEAPVEIVGPIRVVVEGSTDGPDTDFTAKLIDEYPPDPEFPEGFALNLSDSICRGRYRGYRREAEFLDPGEVYEFPMEPYPTANVFGEGHRIRLDVSSSNYPRFDVNPNTGGPLYGDRAYRVATNTVYHEREHATRIELPVRSR; from the coding sequence ATGGCCAGCGATCCCGAGTACGGGACGGCAGTCGCGTTCGACCGTCGCGTCGAGACCCGCGACGGCGTCTCGCTCTCGACCGATATCTATCGACCGGCGGACCCGGAGACCGGCGATCCGGTGGAGGAGCCGATGCCGGCGCTGCTCGAACGCACGCCGTACGACAAACGGGCGAGAGAGCGCGTCGAGAACGCGGGGCGGTACTACGCCGAACGGGGCTACGTCGTCGCGCTCCAGGACGTCCGCGGGCGGTACGCGAGCGAGGGAGAGTTCTACCTACTCAGAAGCGAGGCCGAGGACGGGGCGGACACGGTGGAGTGGCTCGCCGACCGCCCCTACTGCGACGGACAGGTCGGGACGATGGGCACCTCGTACATGGCCTGGGTTCAGAGCGCGCTCGCCACCCAGGACCCGGAGGGCCTCGCCGCCATGTTCGTCAACCAGGGCGCTGCGAGCGCGTGGGAGGCGACGCTGCGCCACAACGGCGCGTTCGAACTCCGATGGCTCACCTGGGCGCTCACCCTCGGCGCGCCCGGCGCGCAACGCGCGCTCTCCGATCCGGACCTGCGTCGGAAGCTGGCCGCCACCGACACCCGCGACGTGCTCGCGAACGGTCCCGTGATCGAGGGGCAGTCGCCGCTCTCGCACCTCCCGAACTACGAACGGTACGTCTTCGACTTCGCGACGACCGAGGGCGAGAGCGAGTTCTGGGACTCGCCCTCGCTGAACTTCGCACGCCACTACGACGTGATGGCCGACGTCCCCACCGTCTACTCGGGGGCCTGGTACGACTCCTACGCGAAGGCGACCGTCGACAACTTCGCGGCGCTCAGTGAACGGACGGAGAGCGACCAGTTCCTGATCATGGGGCCGTGGACCCACGGCGGGCAGTCGACCTGGACGCGGACGTTCTCGGGCGAGACGGACTTCGGAGAAGCGGCGGTCATCGACCACCTGGAGACGAGACTACGCTTTTTCGATCACTACCTGAAGGGGAAAGACACCTGGGCAGACCAGCCCCCCGTGAGCTACTTCCGGATGGGAACCGGCGAGGGCGGACTCGCACCCGGCGGTCGGCTCTCCCACGGCGGCGAGTGGGCCAGCGGAGAGGAGTGGCCGCTCTCGGGTACCGAGTTCAGAACGTACTACGCTCACGGCGACGGTACGCTCTCATCGAATCGGCCGGACGCGGAGGACTCGGCGACTGCCTACGAGTTCGATCCGAGGGATCCAGTCCCGACGATCGGCGGCAACTGCTCGTCGTACTACACGCTCGAGCCCAGGCGAGAGTCGATCGAGGAATGTCCGCTGGCGGATCGACCGACGCTCTCGATCACCGGACGCGGCGGCCACGACCAGCGCACGCGGCCGGAGACGTTCGGGGCGGATCCACCGTACGGTCCGCTGGAACACCGGTCGGACGTCGTGGCGTTCAGGACGGCCCCTCTGGAAGCGCCGGTCGAGATCGTCGGGCCGATCCGCGTCGTCGTGGAGGGATCGACCGACGGTCCGGACACCGACTTCACTGCGAAGCTGATCGACGAGTATCCGCCGGACCCCGAGTTCCCGGAGGGGTTCGCGCTCAACCTCTCGGACTCGATCTGTCGGGGTCGGTACCGTGGGTATCGACGCGAGGCAGAGTTCCTCGATCCGGGAGAGGTCTACGAGTTCCCGATGGAGCCGTACCCGACCGCCAACGTGTTCGGGGAGGGCCACCGGATCCGCCTCGACGTCTCCTCGTCGAACTACCCGCGCTTCGACGTCAACCCCAACACGGGTGGTCCGCTCTACGGCGACCGTGCGTATCGTGTGGCGACGAACACGGTGTATCACGAGCGCGAGCACGCGACACGAATCGAGTTGCCGGTCAGGTCACGGTAG
- a CDS encoding NAD-dependent epimerase/dehydratase family protein yields MSSALVVGATGFVGRHVVWTLLDHGYDVAAASRGSHVFRFADPGVEAVTVDRTDPEALAAVARRVDPDVVVDCAAIHPEDVEVGVETFEGVDAYVYVSSGAAYRGRAIPKREEESPLHECTPEQAADGSMASYGPRKAEGDRIVATAAERGVAATSVRPTVVYGPQITEERADEAIGTAPWEDGIPASWAPDVSGIQGHHDYWIDRIRRSDRVVVPGDGTAIWHRAYVEDVAEAIRTVAERGRPGGAYNVGDRRVCTLEDVVVLIAEALDAEVEVVHASRRDLAGVGLSPGEFPLYHHPMTGYPHVLETCKLASLGWESTGVERAIERTVAECLRSGRPGRVDDPRREAEARLLDRLKT; encoded by the coding sequence ATGAGTTCTGCGCTCGTCGTGGGTGCCACCGGCTTCGTCGGCCGACACGTCGTCTGGACGCTCCTCGACCACGGCTACGACGTCGCGGCGGCGAGCCGCGGCAGCCACGTGTTTCGGTTCGCCGACCCGGGCGTCGAGGCCGTCACCGTGGACAGGACCGATCCCGAGGCGCTCGCCGCGGTGGCGAGACGCGTCGACCCCGACGTCGTCGTCGACTGCGCGGCGATTCATCCGGAAGACGTCGAGGTGGGAGTCGAGACGTTCGAGGGGGTCGACGCGTACGTCTACGTCTCGAGCGGGGCGGCCTACCGGGGACGAGCGATCCCGAAGCGCGAGGAGGAGTCGCCGCTCCACGAGTGTACCCCGGAGCAGGCCGCAGACGGCTCGATGGCGAGCTACGGCCCCCGCAAGGCCGAGGGCGATCGGATCGTCGCCACGGCCGCCGAACGGGGCGTCGCCGCGACGAGCGTCCGTCCAACGGTCGTCTACGGCCCACAGATCACGGAGGAACGTGCCGACGAGGCGATCGGGACGGCCCCGTGGGAGGACGGGATCCCCGCGTCCTGGGCGCCGGACGTCTCGGGTATCCAGGGCCACCACGACTACTGGATCGACAGGATCCGCCGCTCCGACCGCGTCGTCGTTCCGGGCGACGGGACCGCGATCTGGCACCGGGCGTACGTCGAGGACGTGGCCGAGGCGATCAGGACCGTCGCCGAGCGTGGGCGGCCGGGCGGGGCGTACAACGTCGGCGACCGGCGCGTCTGCACGCTGGAGGACGTCGTCGTCCTGATCGCCGAGGCACTCGACGCCGAGGTCGAGGTCGTCCACGCGAGCCGTCGCGACCTCGCGGGCGTGGGACTCTCGCCCGGTGAGTTCCCTCTCTATCACCACCCGATGACGGGCTACCCGCACGTGCTCGAGACGTGTAAGCTCGCGTCGCTCGGCTGGGAGTCGACGGGGGTCGAGAGAGCGATCGAGCGGACCGTCGCCGAGTGCCTGCGAAGCGGCCGGCCGGGACGCGTCGACGACCCGAGACGGGAGGCCGAAGCGCGCCTGCTCGACCGCCTTAAGACGTAG
- a CDS encoding M55 family metallopeptidase has protein sequence MRVFVSADMEGVSGIATAADVVKGCEEYPPGQELLHGDVNAAVEAGAIDVVVNDAHSTMRNLDRSRLDDRAALIRGSTKPRSMVEGLCRDHDVALFVGYHAMAGTENAVLNHTFLAHELLRLRVDEDEVGELGWNARFAAALGVPVGLVTGDDATCAEASVELGEVETVAVKEGIDRFSARCRPVEECEGEIREAARRAVERAGEFTVRAPDEPTRIEADWSATNHAAHAGGLPGIERVDGRTTAVEAECYPEAFERAIAMCRAGAAGRNEFYG, from the coding sequence ATGCGAGTGTTCGTCTCCGCGGACATGGAGGGCGTGAGCGGTATCGCGACCGCAGCGGACGTCGTGAAGGGCTGTGAGGAGTACCCTCCGGGCCAGGAGCTCCTGCACGGGGACGTGAACGCCGCGGTCGAGGCCGGTGCGATCGATGTGGTGGTGAACGACGCGCACTCGACGATGCGGAACCTCGATCGGAGTCGGCTCGACGATCGGGCCGCGTTGATCCGCGGCAGCACGAAGCCACGGTCGATGGTCGAGGGCCTGTGCCGGGACCACGACGTCGCCCTCTTCGTCGGCTATCACGCGATGGCGGGTACGGAGAACGCAGTGCTCAACCACACGTTCCTCGCACACGAACTGCTCCGGCTTCGCGTGGACGAGGACGAGGTGGGCGAGCTCGGGTGGAACGCCCGGTTCGCGGCGGCACTCGGCGTTCCGGTCGGCCTCGTGACCGGCGACGACGCGACCTGTGCGGAAGCCAGCGTGGAACTCGGGGAGGTGGAGACCGTCGCGGTGAAGGAGGGGATCGACCGCTTCAGCGCACGGTGTCGGCCGGTCGAGGAGTGCGAGGGTGAGATCCGCGAGGCGGCCAGGAGGGCTGTCGAACGGGCCGGGGAGTTCACGGTGAGGGCGCCGGACGAACCGACGCGGATCGAGGCGGACTGGTCGGCGACGAACCACGCGGCGCACGCGGGCGGCCTGCCCGGGATCGAACGGGTCGACGGACGGACGACGGCCGTCGAGGCCGAGTGCTACCCCGAGGCGTTCGAGCGGGCGATCGCGATGTGCCGGGCGGGTGCGGCGGGCAGAAACGAGTTCTACGGCTGA